The following proteins come from a genomic window of Gimesia chilikensis:
- the rplE gene encoding 50S ribosomal protein L5, producing MAIPTLLKQYREEIVPVLKEKLGRTNVHSLPQIEKVVISMGIGAANQDRKRLTEAADHLTILAGQKSQITRARKSVAGFKLREGQEIGCRVTLRGTRMYEFLERLISLALPRVRDFRGVNPKAFDGAGNYSLGLNEQVVFLEIDPDSVHHAQGMNITIVTTAKDNDEGRLLLTELGMPFRK from the coding sequence ATGGCAATACCAACATTATTAAAACAATATCGTGAAGAGATTGTTCCCGTCCTGAAGGAAAAACTGGGACGCACCAACGTGCACTCACTGCCTCAGATTGAAAAGGTCGTGATCAGCATGGGGATTGGTGCTGCCAACCAGGATCGGAAGCGTCTGACTGAAGCAGCTGACCACCTGACAATTCTGGCAGGCCAGAAATCGCAGATCACCCGGGCCCGTAAGTCTGTGGCTGGTTTCAAACTGCGTGAAGGTCAGGAAATCGGCTGTCGCGTGACCCTGCGTGGCACCCGGATGTACGAATTTCTGGAACGTCTGATCTCCCTGGCTCTGCCGCGTGTACGCGACTTCCGGGGTGTGAATCCCAAAGCGTTCGACGGTGCAGGCAACTACAGCCTGGGCCTCAACGAACAGGTCGTGTTCCTGGAAATCGATCCCGATTCCGTGCATCATGCCCAGGGGATGAATATTACTATCGTGACTACTGCCAAGGATAACGACGAAGGTCGGCTGTTGCTGACCGAGCTCGGTATGCCTTTCCGCAAATAA
- a CDS encoding putative metallopeptidase: MSTQQPFNFSHAMYRLCSDVSRRLPEFHHVDMDRIAVAFAQARRNVPYGMQAKLTPLRFENGALQTTRYGRKWTVQRVYQDQQEMLYILTFYLPRFLNHSFKEKMITVLHELYHISPAFDGDIRRLAGHYHVHSHSQKEYDAHMAVLVDQYMKLNPPPELFGFLKCRFSTLQKKHGGVVGLQIPIPKLIPVTDTQIA; this comes from the coding sequence ATGTCAACGCAGCAGCCTTTTAATTTCAGTCACGCGATGTACCGCCTGTGCAGCGACGTCTCGCGTCGGCTGCCTGAGTTTCATCATGTCGATATGGACCGGATCGCGGTCGCCTTTGCCCAGGCCCGCCGCAATGTACCTTACGGCATGCAGGCCAAGTTGACGCCCCTGCGGTTTGAGAACGGGGCTCTACAGACCACGCGCTACGGCCGGAAGTGGACGGTGCAGCGGGTGTACCAGGATCAGCAGGAGATGCTGTATATCCTCACGTTCTATTTGCCGCGGTTCCTGAACCATTCGTTCAAAGAGAAGATGATCACGGTGCTGCACGAACTGTATCACATCAGCCCGGCCTTCGATGGCGACATCCGCCGCCTGGCGGGACATTACCACGTGCACTCGCACAGCCAGAAAGAATACGACGCCCACATGGCGGTACTGGTCGACCAGTACATGAAACTGAACCCGCCTCCCGAACTGTTCGGATTCCTCAAGTGCCGTTTCTCGACGCTGCAGAAAAAGCACGGCGGCGTGGTGGGGTTGCAGATCCCGATTCCGAAACTGATTCCGGTGACTGATACCCAGATTGCGTGA
- the rpmJ gene encoding 50S ribosomal protein L36: MKVRASVKRICESCKVIRRKGRVYVICSSNPRHKQRQG; the protein is encoded by the coding sequence ATGAAAGTCCGAGCCAGTGTTAAGCGGATTTGTGAGAGCTGTAAAGTCATCAGACGGAAGGGCCGTGTTTACGTGATCTGCTCTTCCAACCCTCGTCATAAACAGCGCCAGGGTTAG
- a CDS encoding DUF6882 domain-containing protein, with translation MDYDTLLNQHLCFAFDRQLLLADLVEDLDWGYDVSTGLLTFGDRYEFQAEILGTEADGDSSWLWSWANEMSSLPPERTQAALELKQLGEREGIPELSDARHSLSVVNGHALGMIAVGQKLGQAYYHGPHAQGAVLLLIVEPEMPWSVDHSLQRITANFPQIIAQMEVADHKNALFHYLQHYGLKPKVSAHALVVEENGQELLHATFDELDRLQELKASLS, from the coding sequence ATGGACTATGACACGCTCCTGAATCAGCACCTCTGTTTTGCCTTCGATCGTCAGTTGCTTCTGGCTGACCTTGTGGAAGACCTGGACTGGGGCTACGACGTTTCCACGGGACTTCTCACATTCGGAGACCGCTATGAATTTCAGGCGGAGATCCTGGGAACCGAAGCCGACGGCGATTCCAGCTGGCTCTGGTCCTGGGCGAATGAGATGAGCTCCTTGCCTCCGGAACGCACGCAGGCAGCATTGGAACTCAAGCAGCTGGGTGAAAGAGAAGGAATCCCCGAACTTTCCGATGCCCGCCACTCATTGTCGGTGGTCAACGGCCACGCCTTAGGTATGATCGCCGTTGGTCAGAAGCTGGGGCAGGCATATTACCATGGCCCACATGCCCAGGGAGCTGTTCTATTGCTGATCGTCGAACCGGAAATGCCCTGGTCGGTCGATCACAGCCTGCAGCGCATCACTGCCAACTTCCCACAGATTATCGCACAGATGGAAGTTGCAGATCACAAGAACGCGCTCTTCCATTATCTGCAGCACTACGGACTGAAACCAAAAGTGAGCGCGCATGCCCTCGTGGTCGAAGAAAACGGACAGGAACTGCTCCACGCCACATTCGATGAGCTCGACCGCCTGCAGGAATTAAAAGCGTCGCTGTCATAA
- the rplN gene encoding 50S ribosomal protein L14, with protein sequence MIQMQTDLDVCDNSGAKVARCIKVLGGTGRRTAEVGDVIVVSIQKTLAGSNIKKGQVLRGVIVRTKYPCRRDDGSYVKFDRNAIVLIDGDGNPRGTRIFGAVARELRERRYLKIISLANEVV encoded by the coding sequence ATGATTCAGATGCAAACCGATCTGGATGTATGTGATAACTCCGGAGCCAAAGTCGCTCGGTGCATTAAAGTACTGGGTGGTACAGGCCGTCGGACTGCTGAAGTCGGCGATGTGATTGTCGTAAGTATCCAGAAGACACTGGCTGGCAGTAACATTAAAAAAGGCCAGGTACTGCGGGGCGTAATCGTACGCACCAAGTATCCCTGCCGCCGCGATGATGGCAGCTATGTGAAGTTCGATCGGAATGCCATCGTGCTGATCGACGGTGATGGGAACCCTCGTGGGACCCGTATCTTCGGCGCTGTAGCACGTGAACTCCGCGAACGCCGTTATCTGAAAATTATTAGCCTGGCAAACGAGGTGGTCTGA
- the rplO gene encoding 50S ribosomal protein L15, with translation MIIDDVHRGIQKNKKRKRVGRGPGSGHGKTSSRGHKGYGSRAGASRRTSFEGGQTPLAMRVAKRGFNNKQFAKKVAVVNVAALEQAFDNGAEITPEILAAKGLAKGRFDQVKILGNGDLSKKLSVTAHLFSASAESKIQAAGGSVSRILS, from the coding sequence ATGATTATTGATGACGTACATCGCGGAATTCAAAAGAATAAAAAACGCAAGCGTGTTGGTCGTGGTCCCGGTTCGGGTCATGGTAAAACATCGTCTCGCGGTCACAAAGGTTATGGCAGCCGTGCGGGTGCATCCCGTCGTACCAGCTTCGAAGGGGGACAGACCCCGCTGGCAATGCGTGTTGCTAAACGTGGCTTCAATAATAAACAGTTCGCCAAGAAGGTTGCTGTTGTTAACGTAGCTGCTCTCGAGCAGGCCTTCGACAACGGTGCCGAAATTACTCCGGAAATTCTGGCTGCGAAAGGACTGGCTAAAGGTCGGTTCGATCAGGTCAAAATCCTGGGTAACGGCGATCTCAGCAAAAAGCTGAGTGTGACTGCTCACCTGTTCTCCGCATCTGCAGAATCCAAGATTCAGGCAGCCGGTGGTTCAGTCAGTCGGATTTTGTCATAA
- the rpsQ gene encoding 30S ribosomal protein S17: MRKKLTGLVASAKMDKTLRVEIQRRYRHPLYGKTVRGRTVCHVHDEQNEAQEGDTVEIIESRPRSKTKRWDLIRVVEKKQD, translated from the coding sequence ATGCGAAAAAAACTGACAGGCTTAGTGGCCAGTGCCAAAATGGACAAAACGTTGCGGGTTGAAATTCAGCGACGATACCGTCATCCGTTGTACGGGAAAACCGTTCGCGGTCGGACTGTCTGCCACGTGCACGATGAACAGAATGAAGCACAGGAAGGGGATACGGTAGAAATTATCGAAAGCCGTCCCCGTTCCAAGACAAAGCGTTGGGATTTAATCCGAGTTGTAGAGAAGAAACAGGACTGA
- the rplF gene encoding 50S ribosomal protein L6, with the protein MSRIGKKPVAVPTGVEIKVDGGTITVKGKQGELKFTYHPAMSVEFDSEANEVNVIRPDDERKNRALHGLTRALIANMVQGVETPFVKKLEIQGVGYQASLNGQKLSLQVGFANTIVLDVPQGVNCELPNATNIVVSGPDKHMVGQFAANIRSVRPPEPYKGKGIRYEGEYVRRKAGKAFAN; encoded by the coding sequence ATGTCTCGAATCGGTAAAAAACCAGTTGCCGTTCCCACCGGAGTCGAAATTAAGGTGGATGGCGGAACCATCACCGTCAAAGGTAAGCAGGGTGAATTGAAGTTTACCTACCATCCGGCGATGAGTGTGGAATTTGATTCGGAAGCCAACGAGGTCAACGTGATTCGTCCTGACGATGAACGTAAGAATCGTGCTTTGCACGGTCTGACCCGGGCACTGATTGCCAACATGGTTCAGGGTGTGGAAACACCATTCGTCAAAAAGCTGGAAATTCAGGGCGTGGGTTACCAGGCATCACTGAATGGTCAGAAACTGAGCCTGCAGGTCGGGTTTGCCAATACAATCGTGTTGGATGTGCCTCAGGGAGTCAATTGCGAACTTCCTAACGCTACCAACATTGTTGTCAGCGGACCGGACAAGCATATGGTAGGTCAGTTTGCAGCGAACATTCGCAGCGTACGTCCTCCTGAACCTTACAAAGGTAAAGGGATTCGTTACGAAGGCGAATACGTACGGCGGAAAGCCGGTAAGGCCTTTGCTAACTAA
- the rpsE gene encoding 30S ribosomal protein S5, with protein sequence MSKEATKQTPETVIQIRRCACVVKGGRRFSFTALVVVGDKEGRVGWGYGKAIEVPLAVDKAVKQANRNMVKVPIVEHTVPHEVVGRFGSSRVLLLPARPGTGIIAGTGVRSVVEAVGITDIYTKSRGSNNPINVVKATIDGLSKLRTRDDIARLRGVEV encoded by the coding sequence GTGTCAAAAGAAGCGACAAAACAAACGCCAGAAACCGTCATCCAGATCCGCCGTTGTGCCTGCGTGGTCAAGGGGGGGCGTCGGTTCAGCTTTACTGCTCTGGTCGTCGTAGGCGATAAAGAAGGCCGGGTAGGCTGGGGTTATGGCAAAGCGATCGAAGTGCCGCTGGCTGTGGATAAAGCCGTCAAGCAGGCCAATCGCAACATGGTCAAAGTACCGATCGTTGAGCACACCGTGCCTCACGAAGTCGTCGGTCGCTTCGGTTCTTCCCGCGTTCTGCTGTTACCCGCTCGTCCTGGTACCGGTATTATTGCCGGAACTGGTGTGCGTTCTGTGGTAGAAGCCGTCGGAATTACCGACATTTACACAAAGAGTCGTGGATCCAACAATCCAATCAATGTAGTGAAAGCCACAATTGATGGGCTCTCAAAACTGCGAACCCGTGACGATATTGCACGCTTGAGAGGAGTAGAAGTCTAA
- the rplX gene encoding 50S ribosomal protein L24, giving the protein MKIRRGDSVIVVTGADAGDTPRRVLSVVAGGKKLTVENVNRALKHVKRGHPKSPQGGRLEIEMPIDASNVKFYCEACSKGTRIGYRYTADGSKERFCKSCDASLGTISPANAKYQKQ; this is encoded by the coding sequence ATGAAGATACGACGTGGCGATTCAGTGATTGTGGTCACCGGAGCCGATGCAGGCGATACTCCCCGGCGTGTATTGTCGGTCGTCGCTGGCGGTAAAAAGCTGACAGTAGAAAATGTAAACCGTGCCCTGAAGCACGTGAAACGCGGACATCCCAAGAGCCCTCAGGGGGGACGTCTGGAAATTGAGATGCCGATCGATGCTTCCAACGTCAAGTTTTACTGCGAAGCCTGCAGTAAAGGGACCCGCATCGGATATCGTTACACCGCTGATGGCAGCAAAGAACGGTTCTGCAAATCGTGCGATGCCTCACTGGGAACGATCAGTCCAGCGAATGCAAAATACCAAAAACAGTAA
- the rplR gene encoding 50S ribosomal protein L18, translating into MKLEKTLKKQKSRRSFRIRNTVRKTGRYRLSVYRSNNHIYAQIIDDTAGATLVSASTKDKSLAGEIKVGGNIAAAEKVGKLLGERAAEKGIKEVAFDRGPYRYHGRVAALADAARQAGLDF; encoded by the coding sequence ATGAAACTAGAAAAAACGCTGAAAAAACAGAAGTCACGACGTTCGTTCCGGATTCGTAACACAGTCCGCAAAACGGGCCGTTACCGTCTGTCTGTTTATCGTAGCAACAATCATATTTATGCCCAGATCATTGACGACACTGCAGGGGCAACCCTGGTTTCAGCCAGTACCAAAGACAAGTCTCTGGCCGGCGAAATCAAAGTGGGTGGCAACATTGCTGCCGCTGAAAAGGTTGGCAAACTGCTGGGTGAGCGGGCCGCTGAAAAAGGGATCAAAGAGGTCGCCTTCGATCGCGGACCTTACCGCTACCATGGTCGGGTAGCAGCCCTGGCAGATGCTGCCCGTCAGGCAGGACTGGATTTTTAA
- a CDS encoding DNA-directed RNA polymerase subunit alpha produces the protein MRIRWRGLELPSRVIPDRDSMTSTYGMFVAEPFERGFGATIGNSLRRILLSSLEGSAVTRVKIQGVQHEFTTIPGVVEDITEICLNLKSLIVKNSSSTTKTLRIEKHERGVVTGADVITDDQVEVINKDLVIATMTDDVPLNMELTIDNGRGYIPASEHAQHETEVGVIPLDATFSPVVRVRYKIEDTRVGQRTNYDKLILEIWTNGTVKPDMALVEASKILRKHLNPFITYREPGPEMPPEGGLKGMLDTTGYAPIDLELEEKLNQSLAELNLSVRATNCLESEGINTVRDLVGKTEDHLLHVRNFGETTLVEVRERLNQIGLRLGMKIPSSSSQQPR, from the coding sequence ATGCGAATCCGTTGGCGAGGACTGGAATTACCAAGCCGTGTCATCCCTGACCGGGACTCAATGACATCCACCTATGGTATGTTTGTAGCCGAACCATTCGAACGTGGATTCGGTGCGACGATCGGCAACAGTCTGCGGCGCATTCTGCTTTCCAGCCTGGAAGGCAGCGCAGTGACACGCGTCAAAATTCAGGGCGTGCAGCACGAGTTCACCACGATTCCCGGTGTTGTCGAAGACATTACCGAAATCTGCCTGAACCTCAAGTCGCTGATCGTCAAGAACTCCAGTTCAACTACCAAGACACTGCGAATTGAAAAACACGAGCGTGGTGTGGTTACCGGTGCTGACGTCATTACCGACGATCAGGTTGAAGTCATCAACAAAGATCTGGTAATCGCCACCATGACCGACGACGTTCCACTTAACATGGAACTGACCATTGATAACGGCCGTGGATATATCCCCGCTTCCGAGCATGCTCAGCATGAAACCGAAGTGGGTGTGATTCCCCTCGATGCCACGTTCTCACCGGTCGTTCGCGTCCGTTACAAAATTGAAGATACCCGTGTTGGTCAGCGGACCAACTACGACAAGCTGATCCTGGAAATCTGGACCAACGGAACCGTGAAACCCGATATGGCCCTGGTAGAAGCTTCCAAGATTCTGCGGAAACACCTCAATCCGTTTATTACTTACCGTGAACCCGGTCCAGAAATGCCACCGGAAGGCGGTCTCAAAGGGATGCTGGACACGACCGGTTATGCACCGATCGACCTGGAACTGGAAGAGAAACTCAACCAGAGTCTGGCCGAGCTGAACCTGTCTGTCCGTGCGACCAACTGCCTGGAATCGGAAGGAATCAACACCGTTCGCGACCTGGTCGGCAAAACGGAAGATCATCTGTTACACGTACGTAATTTCGGGGAAACCACGCTGGTTGAAGTTCGTGAACGACTGAACCAGATTGGTCTGCGTCTGGGGATGAAGATTCCCAGCTCGTCTTCACAACAGCCGCGTTAA
- the rpsH gene encoding 30S ribosomal protein S8, with translation MMTDPIADMLTRIRNALQIERPFVDIPASKIKTAIAGALQREGYIWDFEVIEDTPQNVLRVNLKYGPNGERVIQRIVRESKPGRRHYQDLRSMPEVLQGLGVSILSTSKGVLSNREAKKEGVGGELLCTIW, from the coding sequence ATGATGACAGACCCCATTGCAGACATGCTGACACGAATTCGTAATGCACTGCAGATTGAACGGCCGTTTGTAGATATTCCTGCTTCCAAAATCAAGACCGCCATCGCTGGCGCCTTGCAGCGGGAAGGTTACATCTGGGACTTTGAAGTCATTGAAGACACTCCACAGAACGTGCTGCGTGTCAATTTGAAATATGGTCCCAACGGGGAACGCGTCATTCAGCGAATCGTCCGTGAAAGTAAACCCGGACGTCGCCACTACCAGGACCTGCGGTCCATGCCGGAAGTCCTGCAGGGGCTGGGTGTCAGCATCCTGTCTACCAGCAAGGGCGTGCTGAGCAATCGTGAAGCGAAAAAAGAAGGTGTGGGCGGCGAGCTGCTGTGCACCATCTGGTAA
- the rpmC gene encoding 50S ribosomal protein L29 → MTKASELREMNDEQLSFALQETQKELFQLRFQAATERLDAPSNIKRLRREIARIQTIRRERELSQQNNA, encoded by the coding sequence ATGACCAAAGCAAGTGAATTACGCGAGATGAATGATGAGCAATTGTCATTTGCTCTGCAGGAAACACAGAAAGAACTGTTTCAGTTGCGCTTCCAGGCGGCAACGGAGCGGCTCGATGCACCGAGTAACATTAAGCGGCTCAGACGGGAAATTGCCCGGATTCAGACAATCCGTCGTGAACGCGAATTAAGTCAGCAGAATAATGCTTAA
- a CDS encoding SoxR reducing system RseC family protein, whose product MAKASYTLRNGRVYVHEKCQQPTQVNGGDFEGLCNPFNLCLGTVCAHCGGPRALRTFHWADTGEQLDDYRRRLRTKVPPIYSWWYLWISPLIGLIAGTIIGPLFLNNSSLPVAAGSALVGTLIMYLIIGPKLLMLIAPKKYYQLR is encoded by the coding sequence ATGGCCAAAGCTTCGTATACCCTGCGCAACGGACGCGTTTATGTCCATGAAAAATGCCAACAGCCCACTCAGGTCAATGGCGGCGACTTCGAAGGCTTATGTAACCCGTTCAATCTCTGCCTGGGAACCGTCTGCGCCCATTGTGGCGGCCCCCGCGCATTACGCACTTTCCACTGGGCCGACACCGGCGAACAACTGGATGACTACCGCAGACGCCTCCGCACGAAAGTTCCCCCGATTTATTCCTGGTGGTATCTCTGGATCTCCCCCTTGATCGGCCTCATCGCCGGCACCATTATCGGGCCACTCTTTCTGAATAACAGCAGCCTGCCAGTCGCCGCCGGCTCCGCCCTGGTCGGCACATTGATCATGTACCTGATCATCGGCCCCAAACTGTTGATGCTGATCGCCCCCAAAAAGTATTATCAACTCAGGTAG
- the rpsM gene encoding 30S ribosomal protein S13: MPRILGVDIPNEKPVYVSLTYLYGIGRVTALDICFKLEINPQMKAKDLTDDELSRIVNVLDTDYSVEGQLRRTTQQDIARLRDIQSYRGIRHRRGLPVRGQNTQTNARTRKGGKKTVAGKKGVKDARH; this comes from the coding sequence ATGCCTCGTATTCTCGGTGTTGATATTCCGAACGAAAAACCTGTTTATGTTTCCCTGACTTACCTGTACGGCATCGGTCGGGTGACGGCTCTTGATATCTGCTTCAAGCTGGAAATCAATCCCCAGATGAAGGCCAAAGATCTGACCGACGATGAGCTGAGTCGTATCGTGAACGTACTGGATACCGACTATTCCGTCGAAGGTCAGCTGCGTCGAACCACACAGCAGGACATCGCCCGTCTGCGGGACATTCAGTCATACCGCGGAATTCGTCATCGTCGCGGACTGCCCGTACGTGGCCAGAATACACAGACCAACGCCCGTACCCGCAAAGGTGGTAAGAAAACCGTTGCTGGTAAGAAGGGTGTTAAAGACGCTCGCCACTAA
- the rpsK gene encoding 30S ribosomal protein S11, with protein MAKVKRKKVKRHITKAIAYIKATFNNTTVTITDLNGDVLCWATAGTSGFKGSRKSTPFAAQRAAEICAEKASKFGVKEMEIRVKGPGSGRESAITGLQTAGISIKAIEDITPLPHNGCRPPKKRRV; from the coding sequence GTGGCTAAAGTCAAACGAAAAAAAGTGAAACGTCACATCACTAAAGCGATTGCTTACATTAAAGCAACGTTTAACAACACCACGGTTACGATTACCGATCTGAACGGTGATGTACTCTGCTGGGCCACAGCAGGTACTTCCGGATTCAAAGGAAGTCGTAAGAGCACTCCTTTTGCTGCTCAGCGGGCTGCAGAAATCTGTGCGGAAAAAGCTTCCAAGTTTGGTGTGAAAGAAATGGAAATTCGCGTCAAGGGACCTGGTTCCGGACGGGAAAGTGCAATCACCGGTCTGCAGACAGCTGGTATCTCGATCAAGGCGATCGAAGACATCACTCCGCTGCCACACAATGGTTGCCGTCCTCCGAAAAAACGTCGCGTCTGA
- the secY gene encoding preprotein translocase subunit SecY, with amino-acid sequence MLGKLTVLFKIPELRRKILLTLILLAVYRMGFWIALPFIDQAQLSETLQDLQNQQGGLGQVMQVISLFSASNIGQSTIFGLGIMPYISASIIFQLMGTVYPPLERLQKEGEAGRKKINEYTRYATVVICLAQSYFWIHTLAGGLGSGKSLILDGYGGLYYQMVATITMTTGTIFLMWIGEQIDAYGIGNGISLLIMAGILARMPQAGWSLIEPALDKGIALGTDTGIDRLLILALVFVFVVVWVIAITQGQRRIPIQSAKHVRGRRVSGGQRQSLPLRVNQAGVMPIIFASSLLMFPYFVFHWMSSVWTSSTFLSMLDGAFQPMSRGFVYTISYVILIYFFCYFWTAITFNPKDMAENLKDYGSFIPGYRPGARTAAYLEAVMVRITYVGAAFLSLVAIIPTLVSTWLGVDFLVASFYGGTGLLIVVSVVLDLVNKIDSHLVMRNYSGLLESDL; translated from the coding sequence ATGCTCGGTAAATTAACTGTACTCTTCAAGATTCCCGAGCTTCGTCGAAAAATTCTGCTGACACTCATTCTGCTGGCAGTTTACCGGATGGGGTTCTGGATTGCGCTGCCGTTCATCGATCAGGCACAGCTTTCCGAGACATTACAGGATCTGCAAAACCAACAGGGTGGCCTGGGTCAGGTGATGCAGGTGATCTCACTGTTCTCGGCTTCAAATATTGGTCAGAGTACTATCTTCGGTCTGGGCATTATGCCTTACATCTCTGCTTCGATTATCTTCCAGCTGATGGGGACAGTCTATCCACCGCTGGAACGTCTGCAGAAAGAGGGTGAAGCCGGGCGCAAGAAGATTAATGAATATACACGTTATGCAACGGTCGTGATCTGTCTGGCACAGAGTTACTTCTGGATCCATACCCTGGCGGGTGGTCTGGGCTCGGGTAAGAGTCTGATCCTCGACGGGTACGGCGGCCTTTACTACCAGATGGTGGCGACCATCACCATGACCACCGGGACGATCTTCCTGATGTGGATTGGTGAGCAGATCGACGCTTACGGAATCGGAAACGGGATCAGTCTGCTGATTATGGCAGGGATCCTGGCCCGGATGCCGCAGGCAGGCTGGAGTCTGATTGAACCGGCTCTGGATAAAGGGATCGCACTGGGAACCGACACCGGGATTGACCGGTTGCTGATTCTGGCTCTCGTGTTTGTCTTCGTGGTGGTCTGGGTGATTGCGATTACCCAGGGACAGCGTCGGATTCCGATTCAGAGTGCCAAGCACGTTCGGGGACGTCGGGTTTCCGGCGGTCAGCGTCAGTCTCTGCCGCTGCGTGTTAACCAGGCAGGTGTGATGCCGATCATCTTCGCTTCCAGTCTGCTGATGTTCCCTTACTTTGTCTTCCACTGGATGAGCTCAGTGTGGACCAGTTCCACCTTCCTGTCCATGCTGGACGGGGCTTTCCAGCCGATGAGTCGTGGTTTTGTATACACAATCTCTTATGTGATATTGATTTACTTCTTCTGCTACTTCTGGACGGCGATTACCTTTAATCCCAAGGATATGGCAGAAAACCTGAAAGATTACGGTTCGTTCATCCCGGGATATCGTCCTGGTGCCCGGACAGCCGCCTATCTGGAAGCAGTCATGGTTCGTATCACATATGTGGGGGCTGCGTTCCTGTCACTGGTCGCGATTATTCCAACGCTGGTTTCAACCTGGCTGGGTGTCGACTTCCTGGTGGCGAGTTTTTACGGTGGAACCGGATTATTGATTGTGGTTTCTGTAGTGCTGGATCTGGTCAACAAGATTGACAGCCATCTGGTTATGCGAAACTACTCTGGATTACTTGAGAGCGATCTGTAA
- the rplQ gene encoding 50S ribosomal protein L17: MRHRMRGRKLGRNASHRKAMFRNMAVSLIKTVRIDEEAENAPKVSGRITTTVQKAKELRPFIEKLITVAKKAQPHIENAAQYATSAEKNSSEWKTWRESEQWNQWNQALAPALSYRRRAFAELRDNEAVDILFNELAERFAERNGGYTRIVRLATVRLGDAGTQAIIEFVGERDRVKPTRRSETLGSAATEEAPADEEAPAEETAETESEATADEAPATEAEASEGETAEAEEDKKEE, from the coding sequence ATGCGACACCGAATGAGAGGCCGCAAATTAGGCCGCAATGCATCACACCGTAAGGCGATGTTCCGCAACATGGCGGTGAGCCTCATCAAGACCGTCCGGATCGACGAGGAAGCTGAAAACGCTCCCAAGGTTTCCGGTCGGATCACCACCACCGTGCAGAAAGCCAAAGAACTGCGTCCGTTCATCGAAAAGCTGATCACGGTTGCCAAGAAAGCTCAGCCACACATCGAGAACGCTGCCCAGTACGCAACTTCCGCTGAGAAGAACTCCAGCGAATGGAAGACCTGGCGTGAATCTGAGCAGTGGAATCAGTGGAACCAGGCTCTGGCACCTGCTCTGAGCTACCGTCGTCGGGCATTCGCAGAACTGCGTGACAACGAAGCCGTCGATATCCTGTTCAACGAACTGGCAGAACGCTTTGCAGAACGCAATGGTGGATACACCCGCATTGTGCGTCTGGCAACTGTCCGTCTGGGCGATGCCGGTACTCAGGCTATCATCGAATTCGTCGGCGAACGAGATCGTGTTAAGCCGACCCGCCGCAGCGAAACACTGGGTTCTGCAGCAACAGAGGAAGCACCAGCTGACGAAGAAGCTCCCGCGGAAGAAACAGCAGAAACAGAAAGCGAAGCAACCGCTGACGAAGCTCCTGCCACTGAAGCAGAAGCCTCAGAAGGGGAAACTGCTGAAGCTGAAGAAGACAAAAAAGAGGAGTAA